ATTCCTTGAATATTTGATAGATTTTGCCCATAAAATGATCTGGCTTGGTGATCTCTTTAAGTAGAGAttacatcaaaatattatttctgcgTTGTTTGGGTCTATTAAGGGTTTACATCTTTTGGAGTTAATTCTGTCATTacattttcctataaatatcacatATTTTGCTTGATTTCCAGTTATTAGTAAATACATTAATCTCTCTAAACATCATTATGTccatatataatttatgtattcatctgtcttctaatttttccATCAGAATTAGCAATGcttgtatctatatatattttttctgacaaagaaataattttactttttccttgaagtatttttgccttttattttttactgataccttttcttctatatttggatttagtttgcttttatttttctagcatTTTGTCTTGTACATTTagttcacttaattttttttcttttgactgttaCATggagcttgtgggatcttagttccctgaccaaggattgaaccccagccctcagcagtgagagcgtggactcctaaccactggactgccagagaattccctattAATAATTTCTTCATGTTTTAATATCCACATGCCTATTAGGCTATACATTTTAATCTAAATACAGATCTGTCTGCCTGTCAACCCTCAACATTTTTCTACATAATGTGcttattttcatatatacataattCAGGGATTGATTTCCTTCTTAACTAATATTTGGAGGGGTGTTATCAATATTCAGATATTGTTGGCTATCatactttttttcccattctggaAAAGAATGTGACCTACATGTGTTCTGCTTTGAGGGGgaagtgattattgatatttCATGTTTTGCTCTTTTTTGACAAATGTGTTTTCAACTACTATAAATAGGTTTTTTTGATGGGTCTGAAATTGTGCAGCATGAAATATGAGGTGTGAATGTAGGCTTATTCACCCATTCTTTGTCTTTGAGTTCACttaggattttaattttctttttaaacttcatgCTGAATAAGGAGTGTTGGTGAGATTCTTTTCTACAAACATTATACCCACTGgtcttttttcattataaattcttTGATATAAATTGAGGTGTGAACATGATGAAACATGGTAAAAGTCCTTTCCACAAATAATAACAGTGAAAATATTACTGCTAACGTTGGATAACTATCAGCTAATTACTATATATTAGTAAGAGTCCCAACCATTTTACACTTAACTCATTTATCCTTACAGCAATCCAAGACACACATCatcagtatatatttatacaaaaaaaattataaagcagcACTTTTTCTACAagcatttacttatttggttgcatGTACATGCatgtaaaaaagtttttttaaaaggtctcaaaggatagggcttccctggtggctcagtggttaagaatccacctgccaatgcaggggacatggttttgagccctggtccaggaagatcccacatgccgtggagcaactaaacccgtgcgccacaactactgaagcccatgcacctgaagcccatgctccgcaacaagagaagccactgcaatgagaagcccgcattccgcaatgaagagtagactccgctcactgcaaccagagaaaaagcccacatgcagcaaaaaaggcccaacacagccaaaaataaaataaaatttttaaaaaagtctcaaAGGATAAAAACAAATCTGTAATAGTGATTATGAGGGAATTGGGAGTTATTGGCAATTTTTTATAGGAAGAAAATGTTCATCAGTTATTTCAGCActgatatttaatgtttttaagtttcaaacaaaaaaagtacTAAAGTTGCATTTAGAAGGCAACTTTTATAACTGCAAAGTTTAAACAGGCACCAAAATGTTTATTGGTAGTTATTTAGCAAAATGATAGTCAATCACAGAAAAGATTATTATGATACCATTGAAAGGAATGATACATAAACATCTATACTTGCTGAAATAGTAGCATTATAAAAGCAGGTTATGGTACAGCATGCATGTCACAATTACACTAAGTAAAGCCTGTAAGGATATGTTGTGATAATTTGAAGTAGTCATCTCTGTTTGGTAGGCTTacaaataatctttatttttttcttggtgtccttttttttttacaataagaaaatattaattttacaaaaggaaaaaagaatacagcTGCCTTCAAAAACAAAGTTATAATTCCACCATGAATTCAAAGATAGATAGCCTATGTAACACAATTTACAGTGTAATTTGGTAGGCCACAGATACAGAAAAGACGGCCCTAAAACATAAGTTAATACAAACTATATAATCAAAGCAGAGAATAAATGGGAAGGAATTATGGAATAAGTAGTTTTGGGATAGAATCTTTTTGGGGGGAAAAGGGAGTTTAATTTAGACCttgaattcacattttaaaatacatttgattaactttatgtataaaattacaaatactttAGAAAAAATAGTGTTAACAAAGTGTAACGGGTTGAAATATGCTGAGGTCCTAACACCTGGtatctgtgaatgtgatcttacatggaaataaggtctttgcacatataatcaagttaagatgaggtccttAGGGTGATCCCTAATGCAATATGACCAGTGTCCATatgagagaagagacacagagagaacacagtgtggagatggaggcagagattggacaatgcgtctacaagccaaggtATGTCAAAAATCACTGTTACAAGAAGCTAGGAGAAGGGCAcggaacagattcttcctcaaagccccagaaggaaccaaccttgccAACAACTTTGTGGTTTTCAAGGCtcaaaaactgagagaataagtttctgttgttttaagccacctagttttgTGGTActtggtactttgttatagtagCCCTAGAAAACTACTACAGAGAGGAACTTTGATCATGCATTATCtgggattttttgtttattttttgcattacctgttttaaaatatattattataaaggtTATCAAAAGGGTCTATCATTTATCCAATATGAATTCCTTCATGGTGGGTGAGGTCACAGTGACTACCAAAGGCCTTTCCACACTCCTTACAGTCATAAGGGCCTATCATTTATCCAATATGAATTCCTTCATGGCGGATGAGGTCAGAGCGACTAccaaaggcttttccacattccttGCAGTCATAAGGTTTCTCACCAGTGTGAATTCTTTGATGTCGAGTAAGGTTTGAGCCTTTATTAAAAGCctttccacattcattacattcatatggtttttcatctgtatgaattctctgatgttgaaTAAGTTCTGAGCTCTGAATAAAGGCCTttccacattctttacattcatagAGTTTCTTGCCGGCATGAATTCTGTGATGGTTAGTAAGTGTTGAGGCACTACTAAAGGCCTTCTCACATTCCTTACACTTATaaggtttctcaccagtatgCATCCTGTGGTGCTGAATAAGCCTTGAACGTTGagtaaaggctttcccacattccttacattcataaggtttctcacCGGTATGAATTCTCAGATGTGGAAAAAGTTGTGAACTCTTAGTAAAGGCTTTTCCACATactttacattcatagggtttttcaccagtgtgaattctctgatgatcATTAAGGTTTGAGCAATAAttaaaggcttttccacattccttacattcatagggtttctcaccagtgTGAATCCTCTGATGTTGAGAAAAATATGAACTACAACTAAAAGCCTTGCCACATTCTTTACACTCATAGGGTTTTTCACCAGTGTGAATCCTCTGATGTCGAGCAACAAGTGAGCCACGACTAAAGGATTTCCCACACTCCTTACATTCATAGTTTTTTTCAGCAgaatgaattctctgatgttgaaCAAAGTGTGAGTTTTGATTAAAGGCCTTTCCACATATTTTACATTCACAGGGCTTCTCTTCATTAATAGTTTTTTGATGTGAAATAAGAAACGTGGGCTGAATAAAAGTGGGTATGTCTTCATGCGTAAACATCACTTGACTAAAATGTCTCTTCTTTAGAGAGAGTAACTTGGTCTCACACATGGATTCCAgatctggaagaaaataaaaaggcatatgCTCATTTTTCCTATGCTGGGAAAGGTTaaacttctgaaaaagaaatgcaaagattaAGCTGAAAATATTCGGGAAAGTAAATGCTTAGACAGTTCCCAAATATGGCTAGGCAATTTGTAAAATTGATAAGAAAAGCACAGACATTAAGGAGAAGCAACAGAGGAAGTTGAAGAGGGTTAATTAGGGAAGTAGATGACTCTATAATCCTGGTGTGGATCAGAATCACCCGCAACTTCAATGAATCCACACTATTCAGGGCCATCCTCCACATTAAACAGTGATTCTaatcatatatacatttatataagcATATACTCATACACAGAGCATCATACTATATGTTTTGTTATTTGTGGATAACTGTCATACCTATAGGACTACTGAGGAATAAATGTGTTGAAATGTATaaatgggggtgggagagggtcaGCAGCTCTAAGCAAAGGGTATGTTGTTGGCAAATTCACACTGGGGGACAGCCCTCAACAAGTCTAGGGTGCTGAATGAAACTGGTGAGAATGGAGGACACGTAAATTTCTTCTGTGAATAGAGCCTCATGTATGTAGGGGATTCACTGAAAATAGTTTGCCTTGGAATTCTGTGATGCTGATGCtgggaaagagaaatggaatctTCAAGTCATGGCAGTTACTAAGAAGGGAGGAACCTTGAGTGTTAGAAAGAAGAGAGTAAGAATGAAACATTCTCTGTGAGAAAACAGGAACTCCATGTCAACATTTTCTGCCGCTCGGCATATGTCTGCTAATTACCATGAAAACACTGTAAGTATTGATTTGGGGCTTACAAATAAATCTTAGGGAATAAGTGAATTCATAAATAATCTGTGAGTAatgagggtcaactgtatttttaataaaaggggggcataatttctgttaaaaatggCAGACAGTATATGTAAATTTACCAATTCTTGTTCACGAATCCAcaggaaaattataataaaagctTAACAAGGGGAAAGGAAAACCCCACTAGGACAAAAGATACTGGAGAAGAAACAGTAGCAATAAAACTTGGAAACTGGAAAGCCAATGGATGAGTGATAAGTGACTGCAGACTGGAGAATATCAAATTGAGCCAACAGTGGGTAAATTCCACAGTACTGATTCATGGTGCAAATCCCTACAAATGCACAAGAACTGGAGGCATCAGGCACTTCTAATAGTGGAGTGCAGAGAACAGTAAAAGCTGAAGGATGAATTCAAAGGCTGTATCTCCTCCCCATCCCACAGGACAGGATGATTATAGTTGTTCATTCTCACAGAAAActagaaatctagaaaaatggaacCAGAGAAAATCTGGACTCAGGAACATCCAGCATAGCTGTGGGCATGGGTACTGAACTGAGAAGAAAGaattaacagaaaatatacaTACCTGTGATACAAAAAATACATCTGGTCTTTGTTTCCAGTTCCTGGCAGAGCTTCAAAAACCACTGGAACTTCAAAAACCACTAGACTGTCTTGTTATTCACAAGTGACTTTTGATCATACCTGAATTTATGATAGGGAGGTGATTCACAATGGACCCTTAGTTTCAAGGGATGGGACTGGTCACCACTCCCCACATAATGACACACCCAGTACAAAACTTGGCAAGGATTGGGGGaagcttcctggttggtgaacatATCTATGTACCAGAAGAGCACAATGTCAATAACACAAAGTGTGGGTAGTGAGAAGTAAAAGTGTTTTTGTATGTGATTGAAGTTAAATTGTTATCAACTTAAAACATACTGTTATATTTTTGAAAGCCCAATGATAACCACAAAGAAGATACCTTATAGagattacagaaaagaaaaataaaaaggattcaaAGCATATCAAtacaaaaaatcaaagaaacaaaaggaaggcAGTAAGAGAGGAAAAGCGGgacaaaagaactacaaaaagaacagaaaacaacgAACAAAACAGCAATAGTAAATCCttcaataataactttaaatgtaaatggattaaactctcaaATCAaaagagactggctgaatggagaaAACAACAATATCCAATTATATGATGTCCTCCAGAGACCCACTTTAGATTTAAGAACACAGATAAtggctcaaagtgaagggatgggaaaagataatccatgcaaatggtaacctAAAGAGAGCAAGGGTGGCTATActtacatcagataaaatagactttaagctaAAACAGACTTTAAGCTAAAGCtgtcacaaaaaacaaacaaggatatTATACAATGATAAAACGGTCAATTCACCAggaagctataacaattataaacataccTGCACCCAATATAAGAGCACTTAAGTATATTAAGCAAACATTGTCAAAACTGAAGGGAGACATAGACAAAAATACAACAGCAGGACACTTCAATAGCCTACTTTCAATAATAGATAGAACAATCAGACagtaaatcaagaaagaaaagtgacTTGAACAATACCATAGGGCAAATGAACCTAAATGACATATATAGAATATTCCATTTAACAGCAGCAGAATATATTCTTATCAAGCATACACGGAACATTCCCTAGGATAGATGACATGTTAGTTCACAAAATAAGTCTTAAGAAATTTAagatggaaatcatatcaagtatcttttctgactacaatggaacaaaactagaaatcaacagcaaaaggaaaactggaaaattaacaaatatgtggaaattaaaaacacactttTGAACAACCAATGGcccaaagaattagaaaatatctttagaCAAACAAAACCacttatgggatgcagaaaaagcagtatgaaaatggaattttatactTCCtacattgaaaaagaagaattgcAAATatacaacctaactttacatttcaaggaacaaactaaacccaaagttagcaaaaggaaggaaataataaagattagggCAGAGATAAATGCAATAGAGagtagaaaaacaacagaaaagatcaatggaacTAATAGTTGgtttattgaaaagataaattgacaaacttttagctagattaagaaaaaaagagaggagactcaaataaaatcagaaataaaagagacattataactgatataacagaaataaaaactgtcataagagaatactatgaacaattatacaccaagaaACTGGATAAACTGAAGGAAacggaaaaattcctagaaacatacaacctaccaagactgaatcatgaagaaatagaaagtcatgaagaaacagaaagtctAAATAGAAAGtctataactagtaaggagactgaattagtaataaaaagcCTAGGCtcttctttgttgggaggttcactagtgaattctaccacacattatgccaatccttctcaaactcttccaaaaaaactgaagagCAGGGAagacttccaaactcattttatgaagccagaatTACCCTCAGACCAAACCCACACAAGGaagtcacagaaaagaaaattacaggccaacatccctgatgaatataaatgcaaaaattctcaacagcacactaaaaggatcatacatcatgaccaaCTACGATTTATCTGTAGGATGCAAAGatagttcaacatacaaaaatcaatgtgatataccacattaacagaataaaggataaaaatcacacaatcatctcaatagataagaagcatttcataaaattcaacatcctttcatgattaaaaactctcaacaaacttaGAAGTAAAATTGTCCCTATTTGAAAATGACATAGAAAAAACCCTAAAGGCTCCACATAAAAACTGTCAGAATTAAACAAATTTAGTTttcagttgcaggatacaaaactatagtgtttctatacactaacaataaacaatctgaaaggaaatcaggaaaacaattccatttataatagcatcaaaaggaattaaagggcttccctggtggcacagtggttgagagtccgcctgccgatgcaggggacacgggttcgtgccccggtccgggaggatcccacatgccgcggagcggctaggcctgtgagccatggccgctgagcctgcgcgtccggagcctgtgctccgcaacgggagaggccacaacagtgagaggcccgcgtaccacaaaaaaaaaaaaaaaaaaaaggaattaaatacttaggaataaacttaactagggagatgaaagacttgtacagtgaaaaccataaaacattgaagaaattaaagatgacactaAATGGAAAGTGATCGAGTGCTTGTGGACTGGAAGAGTTCATACTGTTAAAatttaatctacagattcaacgcaatccctataaaaatcccaaaggcattttttatagaaatattaatagaaaaaaaattggaagagcTAAAAATAATCTTTAGGAAGTGTAAGAAAGCTAATGgtatcacactttctgatttcaaagtatAAAACAAAGCTACAGCagttaaaacagtatggtactggcataaagacaatCACGtaaaccaatgaaacagaatatgctaagcatgttttaaagatttatttaactcattaatgagAGGGGCAGAGGAATGATCAAGCTAGTTCCAATTATCTAGGAGAGACTGAGTTCATATGGTACCCTAAAGAATGCAGGAATAACATCACTAAGTTGGATACAAAAACGAGTTACTGTGTTATAGGATAATAAAACCATATCCTTCAGCTACCTTTTCCACCAGACGAATCATTCACAACTtatcaatctttttaaatttaacatctaATTTTAAGAGAACCTGGTCCCTAATGAGTAGTAAATAGTAAGTGAAACAATGATACATTTCCCAAGGTAATTAAATAATCCTCAAATGGACCCGATAGATGATGCACTGGTATGACATTTGAAAGACATGAAGTATTTATCCTTTtgcattattttcaattttagataTATACCCCAAAGTGGGGCATATGTATACCTGTTTAAGTAGTACCAGATGGCTGTAGAGAAAGGCAACACCACTGTATACTTTCACCAAAAGTGCATAAGAATTTCTTTGTCCCCACCCACAGTTGTCATTACCCAGCTTTCTACTTTCCTAGCCTAATaagtgaagtgatatttcattattgccttcatttgcatttctaattattAATAAGTATGAACATCTGGTGGGCTTATTAGCATTTTAGTCTTGTTAACctttattggtatttttattggggtCACTAACTTCTTCCTCTTAATTAGCAAGTATCTTCTAGTCTACTGTGCATTAAATTTAtctattgtgtccttcatttaGCAGAAATCCTTAATTCTGATGTATTTCCAGTTCATGTTTTTGCTGTATGGTTTGTACTtttggagttttatttatttttaacaatatttacttaaaagaaaaagggaaaaagaaaagcttcaaaACCAGAGTGTGATGCCCTGTTAAGTATGTCTAATATGAATTCAAAGTACTGGAAAGCAATTTTACCAAAGGGCAATGTCACTAGGACATGTGGACTgtaattacaaaagaaattttgaaacatAAAGGTGCCCacggaaaagaataaagagagggAACAACGGCAAGGACACAGAACAATGAGCAGGTGCTTTGAGAGTAAGGCTCTAAGAAATGACTTGGACATTGGCCCAGGGCTGAGGTGGATATCTGGCCAACAGTCTGGGTTCCGAAGGGTAAGAGTACAATTAGCAGGATTAGAGAAGGCACTGCTTCAACCTCCAAACAAGCCTCTAGTCCTCATTCCCAAGTGGATATGCTTTCCAGATTTCAACAAGGTCTCCTTGGGAGGATTAGCTCTCTGCTGTGTAGTAACGATACAGAATACCTAAGAGAACATGACCTATGATGGGGAAGATCCAATACGACCAACAGCTTTTGCACGTGTTGCTTTTTGGAGGGTCCTTGCTGCCACTTCCacgtttctttgtttgtttttaaaatatttatttattt
Above is a window of Phocoena sinus isolate mPhoSin1 chromosome 19, mPhoSin1.pri, whole genome shotgun sequence DNA encoding:
- the ZNF829 gene encoding zinc finger protein 829 isoform X2, with protein sequence MFRDVSVNFSQEEWECLDSGQMNLYKEVMLENFSNLVSVGLSSSKPTVISLLEQGKEPWMVDRELTRGLCSDLESMCETKLLSLKKRHFSQVMFTHEDIPTFIQPTFLISHQKTINEEKPCECKICGKAFNQNSHFVQHQRIHSAEKNYECKECGKSFSRGSLVARHQRIHTGEKPYECKECGKAFSCSSYFSQHQRIHTGEKPYECKECGKAFNYCSNLNDHQRIHTGEKPYECKVCGKAFTKSSQLFPHLRIHTGEKPYECKECGKAFTQRSRLIQHHRMHTGEKPYKCKECEKAFSSASTLTNHHRIHAGKKLYECKECGKAFIQSSELIQHQRIHTDEKPYECNECGKAFNKGSNLTRHQRIHTGEKPYDCKECGKAFGSRSDLIRHEGIHIG
- the ZNF829 gene encoding zinc finger protein 829 isoform X1, encoding MHAELIQAVFRGSVMFRDVSVNFSQEEWECLDSGQMNLYKEVMLENFSNLVSVGLSSSKPTVISLLEQGKEPWMVDRELTRGLCSDLESMCETKLLSLKKRHFSQVMFTHEDIPTFIQPTFLISHQKTINEEKPCECKICGKAFNQNSHFVQHQRIHSAEKNYECKECGKSFSRGSLVARHQRIHTGEKPYECKECGKAFSCSSYFSQHQRIHTGEKPYECKECGKAFNYCSNLNDHQRIHTGEKPYECKVCGKAFTKSSQLFPHLRIHTGEKPYECKECGKAFTQRSRLIQHHRMHTGEKPYKCKECEKAFSSASTLTNHHRIHAGKKLYECKECGKAFIQSSELIQHQRIHTDEKPYECNECGKAFNKGSNLTRHQRIHTGEKPYDCKECGKAFGSRSDLIRHEGIHIG